A single Suricata suricatta isolate VVHF042 chromosome 2, meerkat_22Aug2017_6uvM2_HiC, whole genome shotgun sequence DNA region contains:
- the OAT gene encoding ornithine aminotransferase, mitochondrial produces the protein MFSRLAHLQTVAVLRRGIHSSVASATSVATKKTIQGPPSSDYIFERESKYGAHNYHPLPVALERGKGIHVWDVEGRKYFDFLSAYSAVNQGHCHPKIVSALKSQADKLTLTSRAFYNNVLGEYEEYVTKLFNYHKVLPMNTGVEAGETACKLARRWGYTVKGIPKYQAKVVFAAGNFWGRTLSAISSSTDPTSYEGFGPFMPGFEIIPYNDLPALERALQDANVAAFMVEPIQGEAGVVVPDPGYMMGVRELCTQHQVLFIADEIQTGLARTGRWLAVDHDGVRPDIVLLGKALSGGLYPVSAVLCDDEVMLTIKPGEHGSTYGGNPLGCRVAIAALEVLEEENLAENAEKMGILLRNELMKLPSDIVTAVRGKGLLNAIVIRETKDYDAWKVCLRLRDNGLLAKPTHGDIIRFAPPLVIKEDEIQESVEIITKTILSF, from the exons ATGTTTTCCAGACTAGCTCATCTGCAGACCGTTGCTGTGCTTCGTCGTGGAATTCACTCTTCAGTGGCTTCTGCTACGTCTGTTGCGACCAAAAAGACAATCCAAGGCCCTCCATCTTCTGATTACATTTTTGAGCGAGAATCTAAATATGGTGCACACAATTATCATCCTTTACCTGTAGCCCTGGAGAGGGGAAAAG GTATTCACGTATGGGATGTAGAAGGCAGGAAATATTTTGACTTCCTGAGTGCTTACAGCGCTGTCAACCAAGGACATTGCCATCCCAAGATTGTGAGTGCCCTGAAAAGTCAAGCAGACAAACTGACCTTAACGTCTAGGGCTTTCTATAATAACGTGCTCGGAGAGTACGAAGAGTATGTGACGAAACTTTTCAATTACCACAAGGTGCTTCCTATGAATACAg GAGTGGAGGCTGGGGAGACCGCCTGCAAACTTGCCCGTAGGTGGGGCTACACCGTTAAGGGCATTCCAAAATACCAGGCGAAGGTGGTTTTTGCAG cTGGGAACTTTTGGGGTAGGACACTGTCTGCTATCTCCAGTTCCACGGACCCGACCAGTTACGAAGGTTTTGGACCGTTTATGCCAGGGTTTGAAATCATTCCGTATAATGACCTGCCCGCCCTTGAG CGCGCTCTTCAGGACGCCAACGTCGCCGCGTTCATGGTGGAACCAATTCAGGGCGAGGCGGGCGTGGTCGTCCCCGACCCCGGCTACATGATGGGTGTGCGGGAGCTCTGCACCCAGCACCAG GTGCTGTTTATTGCTGATGAAATACAGACAGGATTGGCCAGAACTGGTAGGTGGCTGGCTGTCGATCATGACGGCGTCAGACCTGATATAGTCCTTCTTGGAAAGGCGCTTTCCGGCGGCTTATACCCT GTGTCGGCAGTGTTGTGTGACGACGAGGTCATGCTGACCATTAAACCAGGAGAGCACGGGTCCACCTACGGGGGCAATCCGCTGGGCTGCCGCGTGGCCATCGCGGCCCTGGAG GTTTTGGAAGAGGAAAACCTTgctgaaaatgcagaaaaaatggGTATCCTCCTGAGGAACGAGCTCATGAAGTTGCCGTCGGACATTGTAACCGCTGTCAGGGGCAAAGGATTATTAAATGCTATTGTCATTCGAGAAACCAAAG ATTACGATGCGTGGAAGGTGTGCCTGCGGCTCCGAGATAACGGGCTTCTGGCCAAGCCTACCCACGGCGACATCATCAGGTTTGCACCCCCGCTTGTGATCAAGGAGGATGAAATTCAGGAGTCCGTGGAAATCATCACCAAGACCATCCTGTCTTTCTGA